In Onychostoma macrolepis isolate SWU-2019 chromosome 06, ASM1243209v1, whole genome shotgun sequence, one DNA window encodes the following:
- the calcrlb gene encoding calcitonin gene-related peptide type 1 receptor, which yields MFGCWITSFLFLLATSEFFVVVHSENNTGGTAQKKGHEMGFTRHNILTAQFECYQKIMKDTNHNRTDGSTCKRTWDGWMCWDDLEAGVTSAQHCPGYFNDFDTSEMATKICTDSGHWFVHPESNRTWTNYTGCKHKSNDHKRTALNLYYLALIGHGLSLISLFTSLGIFFYFKSLSCQRITLHKNLFFSFVLNSVITIIFFTCVANNQEVTQANPVSCKVSVFIHHYLLGCNYFWMLCEGIYLHTLIVVAVFAEKQHLMWYYLLGWGFPLIPAFIHAISRSYYYNDNCWISSNTSLLYIIHGPICAALLVNLFFLLNIVRVLITKLKVTHQAESSLYMRAVRATLILVPLLGIQYLLLPYKPDGRLASEIFMHTMNILMHYQGLLVATIFCFFNSEVQGVLRRHWNQYRIQFGSTFANTEALRSASYTASSMTEVHRCYSIDSHMETLNGKSFHNLETTILRSDNLYM from the exons ATGTTTGGATGCTGGATTACCTCATTTCTCTTTCTGTTGGCAACCTCTGAG TTTTTTGTGGTGGTCCACTCAGAGAACAACACTGGAGGTACGGCACAAAAGAAAGGCCATGAAATGGGCTTCACTCGTCACAATATTTTGACCGCTCAGTTTGAATGTTACCAGAAGATTATGAAAGACACTAATCACAACAGAACAG ATGGCTCTACGTGTAAACGGACCTGGGATGGATGGATGTGCTGGGACGATTTGGAAGCAGGAGTCACTTCGGCTCAGCACTGTCCAGGCTACTTTAATGATTTTGATACCTCAG AAATGGCAACGAAGATTTGTACTGATTCAGGCCATTGGTTCGTTCACCCAGAGAGTAACAGAACATGGACAAATTACACGGGCTGTAAGCATAAGTCTAATGATCACAAAAGG ACAGCACTTAATCTCTACTACTTGGCTTTGATTGGTCATGGATTGTCGCTGATATCTTTGTTTACTTCTCTGGggatatttttctattttaa GAGCTTAAGTTGTCAAAGGATAACTCTGCACAAGAATCTATTCTTCTCTTTTGTGTTGAACTCGGTTATAACCATCATCTTTTTCACTTGTGTTGCAAACAACCAAGAAGTAACACAAGCCAACCCA gTGAGCTGTAAAGTGTCCGTGTTCATCCACCATTATCTCCTGGGCTGTAACTACTTCTGGATGTTGTGTGAGGGAATCTACCTGCACACACTCATTGTGGTGGCAGTGTTTGCTGAGAAACAGCACCTCATGTGGTATTACCTCCTAGGATGGG GCTTCCCGTTAATACCTGCATTTATCCATGCAATATCCCGAAGTTATTACTACAATGACAA CTGTTGGATAAGCTCGAACACTTCTCTGCTCTACATTATTCATGGTCCCATCTGTGCAGCCCTGTTG GTTAACCTCTTCTTCCTTTTAAACATTGTGAGAGTGTTGATCACTAAGCTGAAGGTGACCCACCAGGCAGAATCCAGTCTGTACATGAGGGCCGTCAGGGCCACCTTAATCCTGGTACCTCTGCTGGGCATTCAGTACTTACTGCTGCCCTACAAACCCGACGGACGGCTCGCCTCCGAGATATTTATGCACACAATGAACATACTTATGCATTACCAG GGCCTTTTGGTTGCCACTATATTTTGCTTTTTCAATAGCGAG gtGCAAGGTGTATTACGAAGACACTGGAACCAGTACCGCATCCAGTTTGGCAGCACATTTGCGAACACTGAGGCCCTGCGTTCTGCATCCTACACGGCCTCCTCCATGACGGAGGTCCATCGATGTTACAGCATCGACAGCCACATGGAGACTCTAAACGGAAAGAGTTTTCACAATCTGGAGACCACCATTCTCCGATCAGACAACCTGTACATGTGA
- the zswim2 gene encoding E3 ubiquitin-protein ligase ZSWIM2 isoform X1: protein MFRKTMWRKAVSDTVSSHQHRALNTTIFILKEFGPIGFLLKEDGDSKHYKVCLGDPHTCTCPTFQKEKDLCTHICWILMRKFRLPEDHEYCFQYGLAERQILELLQGLHVTKTTSPNDRRSSEPSCPEPSEEDGSIRQKDIEKDDICPICQEELLLKKLPVTYCKFSCGNNIHISCMKVWADHQTKRDPRGQLKCPLCREDFGTFKQLTEQVKNAGELLTCYEKDCLDKHLGVMCNSCRVCPIIGKCFKCTDCSYFHLCEDCFRRTVHPQHCFMVRMKRGQPWQTAEPHASEDTQKKENHSMDSSSSRMSGVTCDIIPNYVMKSLPMVRVRKESRLLYPGVQCRICLSRFQLGQHVRTLPCKHKFHTGCIDPLLCKSNCCPLDWHVIYSPLMWNPKSGRKERSLAPSSDVLSKRTDDQISEFFLPGIGLDVKRGSAPSRLRTVISEPGYSSPSSVDALSEGFQDLCINSSHIEPYSRMSNIKQNYTNKHHRSLSVGKAIVAQRRESFPNRPSAVSLTCLNVQSALAGTQNDQERLTVDINGSPSMTPAFGRIRPLRNGRLRQRPRPNMVDVKDLHLWMTNNPVKVILVRKQE from the exons ATGTTCCGGAAAACAATGTGGAGGAAAGCAGTGAGTGATACTGTCAGCTCACATCAACATCGAGCCCTGAATACCACCATTTTTATTCTCAAAGAGTTTGGACCGATTGGATTTCTCCTGAAAGAGGATGGAGACAGCAAACATTATAAA GTGTGTTTGGGCGATCCACACACGTGTACCTGCCCTACGTTTCAGAAAGAGAAGGATCTTTGTACACACATCTGCTG GATTTTAATGCGTAAATTTCGACTACCAGAAGATCATGAAT ACTGTTTTCAGTACGGTCTTGCGGAGAGACAGATCCTAGAGCTGTTACAAGGGCTTCATGTAACCAAAACTACGTCTCCTAATGACAGGAGGAGCTCAGAGCCATCATGTCCTGAGCCTAGTGAGGAAGACGGAAGCATCAGACAGAAAGACATTGAGAAAGATGATATATGTCCAATCTGTCAAGAAGAACTTTTGCTGAAAAAATTGCCTGTAACCTATTGCAA GTTCAGTTGTGGAAACAACATCCACATTTCCTGCATGAAGGTATGGGCTGATCATCAAACAAAGAGGGACCCACGTGGCCAGCTTAAGTGTCCACTTTGTAGGGAGGACTTTGGCACTTTTAAGCAGCTGACTGAACAG GTGAAAAATGCAGGTGAACTGTTAACCTGCTATGAGAAGGACTGTCTGGACAAACATCTGGGTGTTATGTGCAACAGCTGCAGGGTTTGTCCAATCATCGGCAAATGTTTCAA ATGCACAGACTGCAGTTATTTCCATCTGTGTGAAGACTGCTTTAGGAGAACAGTACATCCACAACATTGCTTCATGGTTCGAATG AAAAGAGGTCAGCCATGGCAGACAGCAGAACCTCATGCCTCTGAGGACACACAGAAAAAGGAAAACCACTCAATGGATAGTAG CTCCAGCAGAATGTCTGGTGTGACGTGTGATATCATCCCGAACTATGTAATGAAGAGTTTGCCGATGGTGAGAGTTCGAAAAGAGTCCAGACTGCTTTATCCAGGTGTTCAGTGTAGAATTTGCCTCTCAAGATTTCAACTGGGTCAGCATGTCAGAACTCTTCCCTGCAAACATAAG TTCCATACTGGCTGTATTGATCCATTGCTCTGCAAGTCTAACTGCTGCCCACTGGACTGGCACGTCATCTACAGTCCTCTTATGTGGAATCCCAAAAGCGGCAGAAAAGAAAGATCTCTGGCTCCATCTAGTGATGTTCTGAGCAAGCGTACTGATGACCAGATTTCAGAGTTCTTTCTACCAGGTATTGGTTTGGACGTAAAAAGAGGTAGTGCTCCATCTCGGTTGAGAACAGTGATATCTGAACCAGGGTATTCCAGTCCTTCCTCTGTGGATGCACTCAGTGAGGGTTTTCAGGATCTCTGCATCAATAGTTCCCACATAGAACCATATTCCAGAATGTCCAACATAAAGCAgaattatacaaataaacatcATAGGAGCTTATCAGTTGGGAAGGCAATAGTTGCACAGAGGAGAGAGTCCTTCCCAAATAGGCCCTCGGCAGTTAGTCTAACTTGTTTGAACGTCCAGTCAGCTTTGGCCGGAACACAAAATGACCAGGAAAGGCTCACTGTGGACATTAATGGGTCACCCAGCATGACTCCGGCTTTCGGCAGGATCAGACCACTGAGGAATGGTCGCTTAAGACAGAGACCAAGGCCAAACATGGTGGATGTGAAGGATCTTCATCTCTGGATGACTAACAATCCTGTCAAAGTTATACTTGTGAGAAAACAAGAGTAA
- the zswim2 gene encoding E3 ubiquitin-protein ligase ZSWIM2 isoform X2, producing the protein MRSSEPSCPEPSEEDGSIRQKDIEKDDICPICQEELLLKKLPVTYCKFSCGNNIHISCMKVWADHQTKRDPRGQLKCPLCREDFGTFKQLTEQVKNAGELLTCYEKDCLDKHLGVMCNSCRVCPIIGKCFKCTDCSYFHLCEDCFRRTVHPQHCFMVRMKRGQPWQTAEPHASEDTQKKENHSMDSSSSRMSGVTCDIIPNYVMKSLPMVRVRKESRLLYPGVQCRICLSRFQLGQHVRTLPCKHKFHTGCIDPLLCKSNCCPLDWHVIYSPLMWNPKSGRKERSLAPSSDVLSKRTDDQISEFFLPGIGLDVKRGSAPSRLRTVISEPGYSSPSSVDALSEGFQDLCINSSHIEPYSRMSNIKQNYTNKHHRSLSVGKAIVAQRRESFPNRPSAVSLTCLNVQSALAGTQNDQERLTVDINGSPSMTPAFGRIRPLRNGRLRQRPRPNMVDVKDLHLWMTNNPVKVILVRKQE; encoded by the exons AT GAGGAGCTCAGAGCCATCATGTCCTGAGCCTAGTGAGGAAGACGGAAGCATCAGACAGAAAGACATTGAGAAAGATGATATATGTCCAATCTGTCAAGAAGAACTTTTGCTGAAAAAATTGCCTGTAACCTATTGCAA GTTCAGTTGTGGAAACAACATCCACATTTCCTGCATGAAGGTATGGGCTGATCATCAAACAAAGAGGGACCCACGTGGCCAGCTTAAGTGTCCACTTTGTAGGGAGGACTTTGGCACTTTTAAGCAGCTGACTGAACAG GTGAAAAATGCAGGTGAACTGTTAACCTGCTATGAGAAGGACTGTCTGGACAAACATCTGGGTGTTATGTGCAACAGCTGCAGGGTTTGTCCAATCATCGGCAAATGTTTCAA ATGCACAGACTGCAGTTATTTCCATCTGTGTGAAGACTGCTTTAGGAGAACAGTACATCCACAACATTGCTTCATGGTTCGAATG AAAAGAGGTCAGCCATGGCAGACAGCAGAACCTCATGCCTCTGAGGACACACAGAAAAAGGAAAACCACTCAATGGATAGTAG CTCCAGCAGAATGTCTGGTGTGACGTGTGATATCATCCCGAACTATGTAATGAAGAGTTTGCCGATGGTGAGAGTTCGAAAAGAGTCCAGACTGCTTTATCCAGGTGTTCAGTGTAGAATTTGCCTCTCAAGATTTCAACTGGGTCAGCATGTCAGAACTCTTCCCTGCAAACATAAG TTCCATACTGGCTGTATTGATCCATTGCTCTGCAAGTCTAACTGCTGCCCACTGGACTGGCACGTCATCTACAGTCCTCTTATGTGGAATCCCAAAAGCGGCAGAAAAGAAAGATCTCTGGCTCCATCTAGTGATGTTCTGAGCAAGCGTACTGATGACCAGATTTCAGAGTTCTTTCTACCAGGTATTGGTTTGGACGTAAAAAGAGGTAGTGCTCCATCTCGGTTGAGAACAGTGATATCTGAACCAGGGTATTCCAGTCCTTCCTCTGTGGATGCACTCAGTGAGGGTTTTCAGGATCTCTGCATCAATAGTTCCCACATAGAACCATATTCCAGAATGTCCAACATAAAGCAgaattatacaaataaacatcATAGGAGCTTATCAGTTGGGAAGGCAATAGTTGCACAGAGGAGAGAGTCCTTCCCAAATAGGCCCTCGGCAGTTAGTCTAACTTGTTTGAACGTCCAGTCAGCTTTGGCCGGAACACAAAATGACCAGGAAAGGCTCACTGTGGACATTAATGGGTCACCCAGCATGACTCCGGCTTTCGGCAGGATCAGACCACTGAGGAATGGTCGCTTAAGACAGAGACCAAGGCCAAACATGGTGGATGTGAAGGATCTTCATCTCTGGATGACTAACAATCCTGTCAAAGTTATACTTGTGAGAAAACAAGAGTAA